In the Vibrio hippocampi genome, ATAAGCTTGCGTTGATTCAAGATAAATCTGAGTCACTTCGAGAGCAATATCGGACGCATCAGCCAAGAGTTGATAGCGTACGGATTCCGCTTCGGCGGCGGTTCTATCCATATCATTGAGTGTTTCATTACCGTCCCAGATTAATTGGGTGAGGGTAATACCGAGCTCCTTTCGAGTGAGATCTTCGTTGGTGTTGTCCCCATCATCTCGATCATAATCGGTTCGCTCATAACCTATGCCACCATCAAGATCGAGCTTGGGTAAGTATGCTCCTCCAGATGCGTCGGCTTCATAGCGTTTACTGACATACTCGTTATAACTCGCTTTGATGTCTGGATTGGTGGCCAAGGTTCTTGCAACTGCTTGTTCAAGAGTTTGGCTACTTGCTGGCAGGCTGTGCGCAATAAAAAATGCGCCTACCGTCATCATGAACTTGCTCAAAATGATACTCCTTAACCCGCCTTACGACATGGTCCATAAGTTAAGATCGTTAAATATAGTGCCTGTAATTTTTGGTAATCGATGCGTAATTAACCGTTTATGATATTGGTTGTGAGAGATGAAATAACAAACGGCGCTGCATCTAAATAAACTATAGTGAGCAAATATCTGTTTTCAAATAAATTTTGAAGAGTGAGTGTGTCGAGAATAAGACAAGGAGAAATTTGAAAGGATTCAAGGCTTAAAATGAGCATAAAAGCCAAAGGAGAGCAATAGAGGGTATGGTTAAATAATACAATAAGGCTGCCGTCAATAAACTAATAGGGTCCAGTGGACCCTATTAGTCATATATTGCAGTACTAGAGAACTACATAACTCGACAAGCAAAGCCTTTTAAGTAGAAACCTTCTGGATATGCGGTATCGGTGGGATGATCGGCGGCCTGTTCAAAGCGTTCGACAAACTTGACGCTTCTGTTCGCGTCGATTGCCGCATCAGCAATGATTTTTTGGAACAAGTTTTGATCCATCAGTCCTGAACATGAATAAGTCAGCAAAGTGCCACCAGGTTTGAGGATTTGCATCGCCAACATGTTGATGTCTTTGTAGCCACGACATGCGCCGTTTAGTTGTGCTTTAGAGTCGGCAAACTTGGGTGGATCCATAATGACCACATCAAACTTAGTGCCTTGATCGCGATATTCACGCAATAGCTTGAACACGTCAGCGTTAAGGAATACGGCTTGTTTACCTTTAAAGCCGTTCATTTCCGCATTGCTGCGTGCGGTATCAAGTGCTGGCTGAGAGACGTCAGCATTGATTACGCGACTTGCGCCGCCTTTTAACGCATACAGACCAAAACCACCGGTATAACTAAAGCAGTTAAGTACTTCTTTATCTTTGACATACTTTTGCGCTTGGTTGCGGCTATCACGTTGATCAAGATAGAAGCCCGTTTTGTGACCGTTAATAATATCGACACTGATCTTAATGCCGTTCTCTTCAATGATGACAGGTTGTTGCGGCGCATCGCCATGCAGTACGCCGGTGCGCTCTGTTAGCCCCTCTTTTTTGCGAATCGCGACATCTGAACGCTCGTAGATAGAGCAATCTGGGTAACAGTGGACTAACGCGTCAACCAGTGCTTGTTTCTGAAACTCGGCACCGGCACTTAGAAGTTGGCACACCAAAAAATTGTCGTATTTATCGATAGTAATGCCCGGTAAACCATCAGATTCAGCGGCAATTAAGCGATAACCAGTCAGACCGTCGCGCTCGATAATATCGTCACGAAGTAATTGTGCCTGTTGAACACGTTGGATAAAGAAGTCGACATCAATGTTTTGCTTCTTATCGCCAAAACTCCACATACGGGCACGAATTTGTGAATGAGGTGAATAGGCTGCTTTACCTAGCCATTCGCCATTATGAGCGAACACATCAACCGTTTCACCAAGTGCAGGTTCGCCAACAACGCGAGCGATACCTCTTGAAAAGATCCAAGGGTGTTTGCGACGGACAGATTTGTCACGTCCTTTAACGAGATGAATTTCTAAACTCATGATGTGCCTTATGGTCAATAGGGGTAAAGGGCGAGTATTTTGTGTGAAGTTTCAAACAAATGCAAATCAACTAGCCACCATTCGCCACTAAACTTAGCCACTACCCTTAAATTTAGCCAATAATAGTGAACTCAACTAAAATCAGCTTAGCAGACAACTGATGTCAAAAGGACGAGCAATGGAACAGATATGCGCAAAAGCGATAGTGCAAGGGCATGTAC is a window encoding:
- a CDS encoding class I SAM-dependent methyltransferase, translated to MSLEIHLVKGRDKSVRRKHPWIFSRGIARVVGEPALGETVDVFAHNGEWLGKAAYSPHSQIRARMWSFGDKKQNIDVDFFIQRVQQAQLLRDDIIERDGLTGYRLIAAESDGLPGITIDKYDNFLVCQLLSAGAEFQKQALVDALVHCYPDCSIYERSDVAIRKKEGLTERTGVLHGDAPQQPVIIEENGIKISVDIINGHKTGFYLDQRDSRNQAQKYVKDKEVLNCFSYTGGFGLYALKGGASRVINADVSQPALDTARSNAEMNGFKGKQAVFLNADVFKLLREYRDQGTKFDVVIMDPPKFADSKAQLNGACRGYKDINMLAMQILKPGGTLLTYSCSGLMDQNLFQKIIADAAIDANRSVKFVERFEQAADHPTDTAYPEGFYLKGFACRVM